The Thermotoga maritima MSB8 region GACGAAAACGTTACTGTGGATCTGGAAAGCAGTCATTTATCGGTGAACGGAAAAGAGTACACGCTCAAGGATGTATTGGCCAATGAGGGAGTCCTTTTGAACACGGTGGATATACCGTTCGATCTGTCGGATTTTGAGCTCACCGTGGCGGCTACGATCGTGTTCGATGAGCAGACAGAAGAAGTGTCTTTCAAAACAACACCGGTGGTGCTTTACCACTCCGCGGGAAAGTTCAGCACCGACACGGTGCTGAGAAGCAACGCGTACCAACTCCTCGATCTCGAAAACAAGAAAATTTTCGCAGTGGAAGACCCTGTGAAGGTGTACGGTGAACTCACCAGCGAGGGAAGTGTGGTGACGCTGAGTTTCGGGGAATACGAAATGAAAGTTCCCGTTTACAATGGGGAATTCCTGTTTTATCTGCCAGGAACGGATGAAAGTTACGATGTGGATGTGTTTTTTGATAGTGATTCAACATCCCTCACCATACAGGAGGGGAGGGACGAATACGAGGTCCCGTTCTAAACTGAGGCCAAGAAGGCGGAAGCATTTCAGAGTTAATCTGGGACTTCTGACGCTTCTTTTCTTTATGATCTTTGTTTTTCTCGTGAGCTATCACAACTATCAGGTGGCACTGGAGAAGCACAATCGGTTGATGTCGAAATACCAGGAATTGAAGACAAAGATAGAGGAACAGAAAGCGCTGAACGAGAAGCTCTTAGAGGTGATAGAGAATGAAAAACTTCGTGGTCACAACCTCACACAAACCGGACAGGGAGCAGGTAATGAAAGCGAAGGAACTCGCTGAAAAACTCGGCACCATCTACGTTTCAAGAAGGAGATTGAAAGAGTTCAAAGTGGACTTTTACTACGTGGTGGAGAAGAACAGAATCTCAATAAAATGGCCCGGAGGAGAGTTCTTTTTTCATCCTTCTTCGGCTATCCTCCGGATGAGGAACATAAGAAGCGGTCAGAAGGACTACCTGATAGAATCCCTTCAACCGGAGGGAAACGAAATCGTGCTGGATACGACCTTTGGTCTTGGAAGCGAAGCCATCCTCATGGCCGCTTTTCTTCCTGAGGGTAAGGTAATCGGTCTTGAAGGATCCATTCACATATACACCATCGTGAAATACGGAATGGAAAATTTTGAGACTGACATTCGGTGGTTGAAAGACGCTTTAAAAAGAATAGAGCTTTATCACGCGAATTTCAAAGAATACATCAGAAGTCAGCCCGACAATTCTTTCGATGTGGTCTACTGTGATCCCATGTTTGAGAATCCCGTGTACGAGTCCTCTGCCATGAATCCTCTGAGGCCCTTCGCTGTGTACGACACGGTGAACGAAGAAGACATTGAGGAAATGCTGAGAATCGCGAAGAAGAAGGTGATCCTCAAAAGCCACGTGAAGGATTCTCTCTTCAAAAGAATCAGGGTTGACGAACTGAAAGGTTCCAGAAAGAGCGGTGTTCTCTATGGGGTGATATACAAGCGATGAAGATAGCCATAGTCGGTGGGCCCACTGCTGTTGGAAAGACAGATATCATGATCGAAGTCTGTGAAGAAATAGGTGCGGAGATCATCTCGATGGACTCGAGGCAAATCTATCGTTATATGGACATAGGAACAGCCAAACCAACACCAGAGCAGAGAAAGAGGGTTCTTCATCACATGATAGATATCATCGATCCTGATGAGTATTACAACGCTTTCATGTACAGGAAGGATTCTCTGAGAGCAATGGAAGACGTTCTCAGACGTGGGAAGATTCC contains the following coding sequences:
- a CDS encoding class I SAM-dependent methyltransferase produces the protein MKNFVVTTSHKPDREQVMKAKELAEKLGTIYVSRRRLKEFKVDFYYVVEKNRISIKWPGGEFFFHPSSAILRMRNIRSGQKDYLIESLQPEGNEIVLDTTFGLGSEAILMAAFLPEGKVIGLEGSIHIYTIVKYGMENFETDIRWLKDALKRIELYHANFKEYIRSQPDNSFDVVYCDPMFENPVYESSAMNPLRPFAVYDTVNEEDIEEMLRIAKKKVILKSHVKDSLFKRIRVDELKGSRKSGVLYGVIYKR